The following DNA comes from Chrysiogenia bacterium.
TCGTAAGCGATGACGATAGGCTTGAGGACAAGTTATTGCGTCAGTCGTGCGAGCGGTTCATGTTCGACTGGGTCAGGGCGCATCCCGGTCTGACCGACTGGAACCGCCAACGAAGCTGGCGCTGACTCACCCTACCTTTTCCCTTGCCCCTTACCCCCGCCTCCCTTATAGGGACGCATCCCGCGATTCCGGCCTTCCGGATTCGTGGGTTCATCATTGACTCCGCCGGGCCAAGGGTCACCCGACAACGGGCTCTCCGGCGATGTTGGAAGGAAAAGGCGCATGAACGCCACCGAACTGAAGACGAAGACGCCCGACCAGCTCCGCGATGAGCTTGTCGCGCTGAAGAAGGAGGCCTTCAACCTCCGCTTCCAGCAGGCCACCGGCCAGCTGGAGA
Coding sequences within:
- the rpmC gene encoding 50S ribosomal protein L29; translated protein: MNATELKTKTPDQLRDELVALKKEAFNLRFQQATGQLENTARMRAVRRDVARIQTVLNAKAAEAAK